The sequence ACCTGATTAGACCTTAATTTTTTCACGCTTTCACGCGATCGCGCAGTCAGTAAACTTACGATGTTCAGGAGAATAAAAAGCTAACACAATCTCCTCTTTAGCAATCCCTTCTCTGATTAATTCATTTGCAATTCCTTCTTCTGTCCAATCTTCCTCAATGTAAATTTTATTATTTTTAAGACGAACATAAACCGACATAGCATTGACTTTTTCTCCATTTTTCCAACCAATATTTAACCAAATATAGTGACCTCGTTCATCATCAAAAATCAATACTTCATCGACATCAGGGTCAGAGACTGGTAAGAAAATTTTATGATATTCCGTTAAGATTTTCTTGATGATTGTTTGGTAATGATTTAATTGATCCATTGTCTAACTTCGTCTGTATTTAAATCAACAACTAATAATAAAACTTGATAAGTTTTCAAAATCAACTGAATCGCAATTTGTTGAAAAAATTGATCGTAAATATCTTGATTGACCGCTAAATAAATTTTATAATCAGCGTGCGTCTGCTCAATAAAAGTTCTATAAATTAGGTATTGACCCAAAGCCGTTTGGAATTCCCGCATTGGAGAACGACCAACAAAACTCTTGACCTCAATCACAACTTTTTGCTCTTCTTTTGTTGCAGCGATCGCCTTTTCTCCAGCAAGATCAGCCAGTAGCCTAACCTCTTTATATTGAATTGGATAAGGGTCAGCAACAATGTCCCAACCATCTTTGATTAGAGCGTTTTTAACCGCATCATGAATCCTATCTTTAGCTGACATATTTTAATTTTACTATAT comes from Halothece sp. PCC 7418 and encodes:
- a CDS encoding XisI protein, which codes for MDQLNHYQTIIKKILTEYHKIFLPVSDPDVDEVLIFDDERGHYIWLNIGWKNGEKVNAMSVYVRLKNNKIYIEEDWTEEGIANELIREGIAKEEIVLAFYSPEHRKFTDCAIA
- a CDS encoding XisH family protein, giving the protein MSAKDRIHDAVKNALIKDGWDIVADPYPIQYKEVRLLADLAGEKAIAATKEEQKVVIEVKSFVGRSPMREFQTALGQYLIYRTFIEQTHADYKIYLAVNQDIYDQFFQQIAIQLILKTYQVLLLVVDLNTDEVRQWIN